The Streptomyces sp. RKAG293 genome includes a region encoding these proteins:
- a CDS encoding SAM-dependent methyltransferase yields MNRIRVVGLGVQGIEQLTLAGLRQLREAEAVLHLVDPAVDVRELTDRPTESLHALHLAGARDHDDFGRLLGRILDRARSDGDIAVLLPGDPRLGVTVVQQLQRLADAGELTLHVEPGVSHFATTVNNLGIDPLERGTLVVDANRLLLFQQLPNPAFNTFVYHLGGADQAELLQRLLLRAYDAEHPACLVEAGPAADGTSAVAWGRVGSLGELLANVFFASPLYLPAAVPRRVDRAVLALLTPFRSEPAEPAAW; encoded by the coding sequence ATGAATCGCATCAGGGTCGTCGGGCTCGGCGTCCAGGGGATCGAGCAGCTCACCCTCGCCGGACTGCGCCAGCTGCGGGAGGCCGAAGCGGTGCTCCACCTGGTCGACCCGGCCGTCGACGTCCGCGAACTGACGGACCGGCCCACCGAATCACTGCACGCGCTCCACCTGGCCGGCGCACGCGACCACGACGACTTCGGCCGGCTGCTCGGCCGCATCCTGGACCGGGCGCGGTCCGACGGCGACATCGCCGTCCTGCTGCCCGGCGACCCACGGCTCGGTGTCACGGTCGTCCAGCAGCTCCAGCGGCTGGCCGACGCGGGTGAACTGACCCTGCATGTCGAGCCGGGCGTCTCGCACTTCGCCACCACCGTCAACAACCTGGGGATCGACCCGCTGGAACGCGGCACCCTGGTCGTCGACGCCAATCGCCTGCTGCTCTTCCAGCAGCTGCCGAACCCCGCGTTCAACACCTTCGTCTACCACCTCGGTGGCGCGGACCAGGCGGAGCTGCTCCAGCGGCTGCTGCTGCGCGCCTACGACGCCGAGCACCCCGCCTGCCTGGTCGAGGCGGGCCCCGCCGCCGACGGCACCTCCGCCGTCGCCTGGGGCCGGGTCGGCTCGCTGGGCGAACTGCTCGCCAACGTCTTCTTCGCGAGCCCGCTCTACCTCCCGGCCGCCGTCCCGCGCCGTGTCGACCGCGCCGTCCTGGCGCTGCTGACGCCGTTCCGCTCCGAGCCGGCCGAGCCGGCCGCCTGGTGA